The genomic interval GCACAGGCCGGAAAGCCTTGCATCCGGTAGAAATTTTGTATGAAGCGCTTAAATAAGTTATGGAAGCGGCTTTATGTTCTCCTCAAACAGTTTGCCTGTGCCCTGATACATGAGTTCCATAAAGTCTCTGGGAGATTTATCGCGGATAATAGAAGTACGCAGGTTGGTGAAAATGCCATCCAGATAAGTAAAGTCTACAGCCGTTTTAAATACCTTTCCTTCTTTAATCGGCTTACCACCGTTAATTAACAAACTCAGGTCACCATTAAGATTAAATAAACGTAAGGCCCGGTCATTGTCATGCAGTTCTTTCAGCCAGGGATAAAAATGATTCTGGAAAAAAGTAGTTAAATCTTTATAAAAAGGCTCTGTATCCAGTTTTTTGCTTAGTTCCAGCGTTTCATGATATGGATGACGGCTGGCATTGCGGAGGTGTTCGGTATAATGTTTAGCAAATACCATCAGTTGAGTAAGTGGCTGACCGATCAGGTTTTTGGTTTCTGCAGACAAATGCCCAAAACCAATCTGGCTTACCTCTCTGGCATCGCTCTTTAAGCCATATTCATGATACACGGTACGGCCTTCATTTAATTCGCTTTCGCGGTAATCCAGAAAATCAATTATCGACAGCGCACCTATTAACTCGACAATGTGTGCCTGGTTTTTTTGCTCTTCGCCCCCTTCGCTGTTCTGGTAACTTTTATGCATAGTATCAGCCAGGTAATACAGCGCATTCAGGCCTTTCAGGTTATGCAGGTAATAGGAGAGGGCAGCCTTGGTTTTGGTGATAAATGTATTGGAATCAATTGCACTATTATCGCTGTCGTGCAGGCCAAAATAGGGCTTTACGGTAAGTGCGCCAATAATAGAATTAGCAATAGCTCCGGCACCGGCATAAGTAGATTCGGTACTCCTGAATTTTTTCAGCAGCAATGGAAAACCGGAAGCGCCAGTTCCACCAAAAATAGAACTGATAATAAAAATACGGTCGCCAGGGGTAAATGCTTTTCCGAATGAATTAAATTCAGGTGAATCAGTTAGCTTGTTAAGTACAATACTGCCAATATTAGGATTTCCTTTAAAACCTACTTCCAGGGTGCTTTCCCGGCTTTGTTTGCCAAATAACAGGCTTAGCAAATCCTGCGAACGGTTGGATAGATTATGGTAATCTATAAAATTTTCGAAGGTTTCGTTATTGGCCAGAAACGGAAAGTTGAAGCCAGAACTTAGTTTGCCGTCTTTGTCATTCCACACATCCTGCAGGGTAGCAATGTCTGTTTTGAAAAAACCGTGTTCCCGTTTGCCAATTCCTGCATGAATATTTTTATAAAGTTTCAGTAAGTTCATCGTCCGGACAGTATCGCCATTGCGGGCATCCGGGTCAATCAGGATGGGCACAATCCGGGAAGCATTCACAGGTACACCTGCAGCCATTAGCATCGCCAGCGATTTAATTACCCTGGCACCTGTTCCTCCAATACCAAATAAAAATAATTTACTCATTAGCTTATTCCATTCCAGTTGTACACCTAACAACAATAATTAGTATGAAAATGTTTTTGCTTATTTCAAGGGAAACTTAAATGGTACATAAGGTGCATGTCTCGACCAGGTTTTCAGCAGTAAAGAGAACAGCACAAAAAATAGCATACTATAGAAGGCATTTTCTACCGCAAAGAAATAGAAATAAGGTTCGTAATCGTCGAAATGCACTTCCAGTCCATTGGCTATTTTGTTCAATGCAATAATGAAGCAGATCACTGCATTCACCAGCAATACCGCAAACCAGTATCCATTATAATTGAATCTTGCCCTGGTACTTAAGCTGTTCATGCCATAGTAATAAACAATCACAGCAATTAAGGTAATAAACAGCGTAAGCAGCCCTACCGATGGAAAAATCTCGCCCCGGATCAAAGCCGCTTCGTTTGGGTGTTCCCCAATAAATAATTCGTATAAAAACGTGAATAGTTCCTGCATACAACTAAAGAACTGAAAAAATCGATGTATCTGATTAACTTATATTTTTCACTAATATTGCTTTTCAACCAAGAGCCTGATTATGCTAGGCTTCTTTTTGCTTTTTAGAAAATCTCTCAAAAATAAATCCAATAGGGATTTGCAAAACATACATAATAACCAAGGTGCCAATCAACATATTAATGAATAATTTTTGATTTCTATTTTTTGGATAATTAATGAAACTGTAATACTTCCAAAAATCCTCAGGTTTGTCCGGATTATAAATGACTTGTAAATTTTTATATTCTTCATTGAATTTAATTAATGCATCCTTTGCTCCCTGTGATCCAATCTTACCTGATCTGTAAATTGTTTCGCCTTTCACTGTTGAAAATTGGTATCTATAAACATGTGGTGGAATGCGATTTTGCTCAAATTCAGCAGTAACCTTTGTAACAATTCCATGTTGCTTCAAATCATTATAATGTAAATATGCATGGTATTGCATATAAATATTAATTAGTAATGAAATAGCTAATGCAATCAGATATGCTTTTCGAGTTTTGCTCATCTTTACATGCACTACTAAAATCAGATCATTCTTTTACAAGCGGCACCGAAATCGTAAAATAATCAGCATCATCCTGGTAAGCTTGTTTTACGCCTTCAATTAAATAGGCCAGAGCAAACGTCTTGCCTTCGTTGTTCTCCTGGTTACTGTCGTCATTGGTGTTCCATTCTTCATACCAGGGAGCCTCTTTTTTTGCCAGAGATAAATCAAAACTGCCTTGTTTGCCTTTAATACTGCTGATTTCAATAGCTACCAAATGAGTGAGGTTATTTTTTTGCGCCAGCGTATTATCGCTTTTCTGCAACGAAACAGCATCTATGGGGTCAACAGAGACAATGCTGCCTTCTATATTTTTGCCTTCAAAAAGCAGATTACTTGTTAAATAACGTTTGGTGGTTAAGTTATCCGGAAAAGCCGACAGATCTAAACCAATACCCAGTTCCAGAGTGCGGCCTTTGTATAATTCAACATCTTCTATGCCCTGATTATTCCGGGTTACCACAAACTCCCCTTTTTTACCGGCATAATTCATTACGCTAAACATAGGTTTATTATTGAATGCAAATCCAAAGTGTAATTCTTCTTCGGGCGCAAATCCACTTTTTTTCAAGGCTTTATTGAGCGCATCTACTTTCTGGCTGTTGCCGAAAATCCAGATATAAAATGGCCGCTGTACTTTGCTATATTGCTGTACGCCTTTGGGATAGGGATAATATTTACCGGTAAAATCAGATACAAATGCATATACTGAAGTAGCCGTATTGGCTTTTTCATAGCGGTTAAAAATCCGGTTTACCTGCCCCTGAATGATAGATTTATTGTTAATATCAAAATCGGAGAGGATAAAATCGGAAATAAAAATATTCACCGTTTGGGAATTATTCCGGGATTGCAGCATAGTAAATATATCTACAATGAGTGAATTAGCTCCGGCAGCTACTTTAGGTGTTTTTAACAGATTCAAAAAGGCTTCCGCATTTTCGATCTTTTGTAGGGTAGTATCTTTGGGAATCAGGAAAAACCCGGTATTGGAGATCATCCCGTCCGTTTCGAGTTCGTCTAGTTTAGAAGTCAGGTCTGCTACGATCTCTTTAAAATCAGTCGCTCCATTCAGATAGCCATTCATACTGGCAGAAGTTTCCAGGTACAAATTCACCCGGTTAATGGAAACTGATTTAGTCGGCTGTGCTTCTTCAGCCGTTGCCTGAGCTTCTTCTGATTTTGAAGGTTTAGTTTTGTTTTTTTTAGATGAATCACTGCCTCCGGAACAGCCTGCTATGAGCAATGCCCAAAAGAGAAGCGCATAAAAAAATATAGGTTTATAATGCATTTGCACAGTAGCCAATAAATACCCTTGTTTTATTCTGATGAAACGTAATTATATGGCATTTATTGATGGAACGCAACAGTTCTTACAGAGACGGGAATATAAGTTGATAAATTTGCAATTTTTGACTCGGCTCCTTTGCCTTTTATCTGTTTTTGAAAGAAATGAAGGAAAGGAGCCGGGTAAGAAGATTAATTATTAGCATCTCCGCCATCTCTGGTATCCTGCTGGGTTTGTTCTTTGGGTGTAGCTGTATCTTTTCTTCCATCTTGCTGAGGGTCAATGGTAACAAAAAATATAATTGCAAATATCAACACCAGCGAACCATAAATAGCCAGCACTTTTCCTCTTGTTTTAGTATTAGTCCACCATAATACGATGAATGGCCGGATGAGGCCAGCCGTGAGTAAGAAGGCAGAGAATATCAGTATAAATCCGGCAATATTATGTAATACCTGCGAATCCATTTTTATAGGGTTTAAAATGTGAAATTAACCCTGGTATGTACGGATAAGTAGTTATGGTAGTTGCAGCCTCGTATTTTACCTGCCCGATTGCAACGGTAATTTTACCTGGTAACTTTGGCGGGCTATACCTGGCAACCCTTCTCCCGAAATTCCTTCTATTTGTATCTGATAGGTAGTGATATTATCCGGATTGTAGAAGCTAACAGAAGCCTTTCCATTTGCATCACTGATCACTCTGGAGTTCCAGTAAGCCACTGGCCTGAAATCGGGTTTGCGGGATGTCTGGGTATTTTCGTACACCGGCGAATAAAATTCCCGGCCTGCGAGGTATCCCCGCATCGGAATCTGGAATAGGTTTTTTGCATCCTCGGGATAATAATCCTGGGTCCGGGTATGAATGGCTAATACTCCGTTTTTGCCTAACTGTTCAAACCTGGCTAACTTTTCCGGTCTTCCATATACTTCAATGGTTTCTACCATGCCTGGGTCTAGTTTGAAAACATCTTGCGCACTGTATACCGGAATACCGTCTATAAAATACATAGGGTTTTCTTTAAAATACAGCTTCCGCTTAATATCGAGAATGCGTAAGCCATTAATTACGCCTTTTTTGCTCTGTAGTAAAATGCCCGGTACAATTTCCCGCAATACTTCAATCATGTCTGGAAACTCATTGTAATTATCAAGTTCAATGTTATGATCCGGAGCAGCATCTATCAGGGTATAGGGATTTTTTTTGTTTTTCCCGGGTGTGGCAGCTTCTACAAATATAGTATCAGTATCCTCCTGCTTATACATCGTTTCTATTTGTATCCGCTTCTTGCTTTTTTCTGTAAATTCCTTTGCCTGAGCCGCATCAATGGCACTTATATAAGTGCCGGCAAAACCCACCTCCATTGTAGTATCTACTTCTGCTTTTACTGCAACATCATTAATAGTTGATGGAACTTGCAGGAATACTTCTTTATCATCGTTAAAATGCAGGTCTGAAAAATAGAAATTGCCAGACTGGTCGGTGTACTGCTGCTGAAAGGGTGGAACAGCCCCTGGTGCGGATAGTATCACAAGCTGGTTAGGTACGACTGCCGCATCATTTGCATTCTTCAGGCGGCCACCAATGGAAATTCCGCCTTCCATTTCGAATTTCTGTTCGGGAAATATATTATTGTTGAGAATATCCTGCCAGGTAAATCGCCGCCAGCCTTGTGTCATCAGCAGATAGTCCAGGGCTTGTTTGGCTTTAGGATCTTCGGAAAAATAATAAGAAGGCTGTTCGATATTTCCTTTCAGATCAGAACTAAGCAGCAGATAACTCAATATGTCGGGCTGATGTACCTGTGGCAATCCGGCATCTGTAACGGCCATCGACAGGTTAGCACTTACCGGATTTCCCTGGGCATCGGTTACTGAAATATCAAGGGTGATTTTTTCCCTGGGCTCATATATTTTTTTGTTGGGATTTACCTGTATGCGCAGATTCTGTTGTTTGTTCACGAAACTCAATCGTTCGGCTTGCGGATTTCCCAGTTCGTCAAAAAGAGTAATGGCCAGAATACCGTCTGGAATAGTGGCAGTAGGAATATCATATACTTGTTTAGCAGCCAGGTCTATCTGTTCTGAGAAATAGAGCGTACCCCTGCTTTGCGCTACTAATATTCCTTTTTGCCGCGCATTTGATTGTATCCGTACTTGTATAGTGCCTGGTGTAGTATTACTCGCATGTAAAACCATGCCACTGCTAAGGGCTTGCCCTAATGCAAAAGTGGCGGCTGTACTATCTGTCAGCCGGACGCTAGCCAGGTATTTCTGGCCGGAAACAGGCTGTAATTCAAAGGCACCCATGCCTGCATGGAAGCTTTTAAAACTGGTAATAGTATCTCCTTTGGCTGTCACAATGGTCCCTTCTACCGGAATACTTTCTCCTGCTGTATTTACGGCTTTAAACGCAATGCTACTTTTCAGACCTTCTATAAGGTTGCCGCCTTCCGGGAAAAATTGCAGGTCGAATGTAGAATTAGTGGCGAGTGGAAGTGTGTTGGTAGGTTCTGTCTGAGCGAGATTAAACACTCGAATTGTTTTAGTAAAAAAGAAATCATCAGATGAATTACGCATCCAGTTATTAAATGCCCGGAGTATATAGGTGCCGGAAGGCAGATTGTCAGGAATGGTGAATTGTCCGTAGCCATAGCCATTTTCTACCCTCATTTTCTGCTTCAATACAGCCTGGTTCCGGGAATTAAGTAACTCAATATAGATCACCCTGCTCAAGGCATGGGGCCGGTGGTCAGCCGCATGTACCTGGTAGGCTTTCAGCCAGAGTGTTTCGCCATTTGTATAGGCCGCTCTATCCGTGTGCAGGTAGACTTTATCCGGCCGGGCATAATCCTGATAACTTTCCAGCCTGGTTTTTATCCGGGCAATAAATCCATTATCTGGAAGCTGAAAGGCAGATATTGCCAGAAAGCATAAGATAAAGGTTGCTAAAATTAAGTTCTTCGGTGATTTTCTAAATTCTTGCATTGAGTATGTATTTGCGTAGAGAATTTTTTAAATATCTATTAATCTTCCCAGAAAGGTGGGGTAATGGCTGTACGAATATTACTTTCGATACAGGGATAGCAAGGGATAGGAGGTCCTCCTGATGGTGGAATAAGTGTAACCAGGGGATTAGAAGGAGGTTTGTTTACAACCGAACGATCCACATTTATAAATCCTGGTTTTACATCAGATGCACCAAAAAAGCCCAATACTATCTCATCTTCGTCGGCTACATTGAACATATTGCCCCGGATAATGGCCGGAGGTGCATCAAAAATGCCTCCTACATTGTTAATCTGCTGATCCAACCCTTTCCAGAACTTATAGGCATCTTTGGATAAGGAAAGTTGTTCATAATAGAGAAAATACTTGGAACGGGAATTATAAGGAACAATGGCCAGCAATTGCCGGCTGATAGCACTTCCATTGGAGTATACATCTGAGGCAACGTTCACACAGCCATTACACCTGATTATATTCCAGCATTGCCCGCAACAATTCACAATATGGATTTCAGCATTTGGCCTGACAACTTCTTTTATACAATACTCCTCCCGTTCATAGTGTATCCAGTTCCAGCGGTAAAAATCTTCGGTTTCTACCGGATCTTTGGTGTCTACATACACATAAAAGCTTTCTTCCACCCCATCCTTAAATTCAGCATAGATATTTTCTACGCCGCTTGTCGGACGCAGCAATTCGGGCATAGACTGATATTGTTTGCCTTCGGTTTCTATGTGTAAAGTATAGGTCCTGCCAATCTGGCCCTGAATGCCATTTGCATTTGTGCTATAAGATCCGAGTGAAACTTCGGTTAATTGTTCGCTATAGCCTGTATCATCGCTAATACTTACCTTAGCACCTCTTACCAGATAGTTGGTTCCTTCAGACCCGATATTATATTTAGCGGTAGTGGTGAGTTTTACAGTATAAGGCCCTGGTTTTGTGGTGATCATTCCATCTACGACCAATCGCTTAACAGGCTCTCCCAGATTTACATTCACCGGTTCCACGCAGGTAGTAAACAGGATAAGAAGTGAAAGCAAGATGGTAGAAAAAACGCGCAAAGGACTTATAATTTAAAGCTGTTGTGTACGAAGTTTAAACACATTAATAACCAAAAGACCGTAAGCTGATAGTAGACATATGAATTTCTTTCCAATATTTTTCTGTGAATTAATCCTGCCATAAAGGAGGCGTATTGGGTGTACGAATAATACTTTCAATACAAGGATAACAAGGAGGTGGCGGACCTGAAAGCGGAGGTCTCATAACAGGCGGTGGTTCATTAGGCGGTTTAGGAATACCCGACCGGTCGATGTTTACAAATCCTGGTTTTACATCAGAGGCACCAAAAAAGCCTAATACTATCTCATCTTCGTCGGCTACATTGAACATATTGCCCCGGATAATGGCCGGAGGTGCATCAAAAATACCTCCTACATTGTTAATCTGCTGATCCAGCCCTTTCCAGAACTTATAGGCATCTTTAGAAAGAGAAAATTGCTCGTAGTAAAGGAAATACTTGGAACGGGAAGTATAGGGAGCAATGGCCAGCAATTGCCGGCTAATGGTAGTTCCATTTGCATATACATCAGAAGCTATATTCACACAGCCATTGCAGCCATATATATTCCAGCAATTTCCGCAACAGTCCAAAACGGTTGGTTGTGTGCCAGGGGGTACGATATCATTGAAACAAATCGTTTCTCTCGCGTAATGCACCCAGTTCCAGCGGTAGAAGTCTTCGGTTTCTACCGGATCTTTGGTGTCTACATACACATAAAAGCCTTCTTTCACCCCGGGTGCTTCGTATTTAAACTCAACAGATACATTTTCTACCCCAGTGGTAGCCCGCAGCAGTTCGGGCACAGATTGATACTGTTTGCCTTCGGTTTCTATATGCAAGGTATACGTTCTGCCTACCTGCCCCTGAATGCCATTTGCATTTGTGCGATAGATTCCAGAAGAAACTTCAGTCAATTGTTCGTTATAGCCTGTATCGTCACTAATACGTACAGTGGCTCCTTTCAGCAGAAAGTTAGTTCCTTCCGAACTAACGCTATACTTAGCAGTAGTGGTGAGTTTTATAGTATAAGGCCCTGGTTTTGTGGTGATCATTCCATCTACGACCAATCGCTTAACAGGCTCTCCCAGATTTACATTCACCGGTTCCACACAGGTAGTAAACAGCAATAAAGAAAGTATAAGAAAAATTGATAATCGTTTCAAAATCACTAGAATTTAAAATTATAGGTAATAGAGGGAAAAATAGAAGCGAAGATAGACAGCTTGTAAGCTTCAGGTAAAAACCCGTTTTTAGCCTTGAAAAATACGGAGAATGCATTATCCCGGCTGTACACATTGTACACAGAAAAAGTCCAACTGCCATCCCATTTTTTATTTTTGCGGTGGTTGCCATCTACGGTAGCTGATATATCGAGGCGGTGATAATCCGGAATTCGGTACTGGTTGCGGAGGTAATAATTGGCAATGCTTACTCCGTTTACTACATATTTAGATTCCGGATACGTTACCGGCCGGCCAGTACTATACACGAAATTTGCAGATAAGTTCCAGCGGCGGTTTTTCTGGAAGGTAAGTACCATATTGATATTATGCGGCTTATCGTAATTGGCCGGATAATAGGCTCCATTATTAATACGTTCTTCCGGGTAATCACCATTTACAGAAATCTGTGTGCGGGAATAGGTATAACTCGCCCATCCGGTAAGTTTACCAATGGTTTTCTTCACCTGTAGTTCCATGCCATATGCCCTTCCTTTGCCGGCCAGCAAATCTGCTTCTACTGTCTGGTTGAGCAGCAAACTGGCTCCATCCTTATAATCGATAATGTTTTCTATCTGTTTGTAGTAAAACTCAACAGAGGTTTCGAAGGTGTTGCCAAAAAAATTCTTAAAAAAGCCTACAGCCACCTGGTCGCCTATCTGAGGTTTAATGTAGCGGCTGCTGGCTTTCCAGCGGTCGGTAGGCGCTGCAGCAGTTGTATTCGAGATCAGGTGAATATATTGCCGCATGCGGTTATAACTCAACTTAACCGAACTGCTTGGATTAAGCCCTATTTTCACGGCTAAACGAGGCTCTACTCCCTGATATTGTTTGGTAACCTGGCCGCTGGAATAATCGGTGGTATCTATAATGGAAAAAACTTCTCTGGGCATTCCTTCCTGATAGGTATATACCGGACCAGGACCCAGGTTCTGGAAGACAGAGTATCGCAAGCCATATTGCACTGTAATGGCCGGACTCACATTGTATTCATCACTGATATACAAAGCCGACTCCATGGCATTTTCACGGGTTAAGCTAACGGGTGATATTACTGTACCAGGCTCTGGTTTTAAGCTTCCAGGGTCTATGCGGTAGCGGATGGTGCTGGCTCCCAGGTCTATTTTGTGTTTATCACTGGCGAAGTAATTAAAATCGGCTTTTACATTTTCATAGATAATCCCGGAAGGCAGCGTAAATGCATTTGGTCCATCGGGATTGATGATACTGGATTTATAATTGCTATATACAGCCGTTACATTTGAAAAAAGCCGGCTATTGAAAGCATGACTCCACCGCAAGGTAGCATTGGAGTTTCCCCAGCGGAATACGGTACTGGATGCATTAATGGCCACTGTTGCAATCGAATCGGCAGGCAGTTTATATACATCCCTGCCCAGATACCCAGATAGGGAAATCCGGTTTCTTTCATTAAGGATATAATCTATTTTTACATTGGTATCATAATAATGCGCCTGCGTGCCTTTTACTGACTGATTAGGTACCTGTTTCAGAATCCAGTCGGCATAGGTTCCTCTTGCTGCGGCTATGATGGAGAGCTTATCTGGAATAATAGGTCCTTCTAAGGCTAAACGGTTAGAAACCAAGCCAATCCCTCCTTTGCCGCTCCATTTGTTAATGGTTGCCTCTTTCAAAGTAACGTCCAGTACGGAAGAAATTCTGCCGCCAAATTCGGATGGAATTCCGCCCCGGTATAAGGTAACATCTTTCACCACATCTGGATTGAACACTGAAAATAGGCCAAACAAATGTGAAGAGTTATATACTGGCGCATCATCCAGCAAAATCAGGTTCTGATCGGTACTGCCGCCACGCACATTAAATCCGGTGGATGCTTCTCCTACACTGGTTACTCCTGGCAATAGCAATAAACTTTTTACAACGTCTACTTCACCCATCAGGGCAGGCATTTTCCGAATGGTTTTGATATCGAGGCGGTTTACACTCATTTCTGGTTTAGATACGTTCCGGTCGGCGGCTTCCCCCCAAACCGTTACCTCATTCATCTGGATAGATTGATCTGTTAATTCCACATGGATGGTCTGGCTTGTTTTAAGGGTAAGTTCTTTTTTCTCCTGCTGATAACCGATAAAATTATAGGTGATGGTATAAGTTCCGGAAGGAACAACGAGGGCATAAAATCCTCTGGCATCAGTAACTGTACCGGTTTTGAGTTCCTGCACATATATTGTCGCTGACAACACTGGTTCAGCAGTGCTTTTCTCCCGTACATATCCGCTAATTCTGACTTTTACACCGCTTTTATCAGGCCCAAACCTTCTGCCTGCAGTTCTTCCAGCAGGCTGGGGAGTAGTAGCGGCACTTTGTGTAACGGTGTCTGACTGAATTTGTATATCTGTAGTATCCCGGCGGTTAATCACTTGTGCATTTGTGTCTCTTAATAGTACCACCGAATAGGCATCATACGAAAGAAAAGTAAGTCCTGTATTAGCGAGAATTTTTTGCAAAGCACTACTTAAAAGCTCTTTATCGAACCTGGCTTGTACCCGTATACCTGATATCCAGTTTTCCTGGTAAAAAAAACGTACCGGATGTTTT from Rhodocytophaga rosea carries:
- a CDS encoding alpha-2-macroglobulin family protein, whose protein sequence is MQEFRKSPKNLILATFILCFLAISAFQLPDNGFIARIKTRLESYQDYARPDKVYLHTDRAAYTNGETLWLKAYQVHAADHRPHALSRVIYIELLNSRNQAVLKQKMRVENGYGYGQFTIPDNLPSGTYILRAFNNWMRNSSDDFFFTKTIRVFNLAQTEPTNTLPLATNSTFDLQFFPEGGNLIEGLKSSIAFKAVNTAGESIPVEGTIVTAKGDTITSFKSFHAGMGAFELQPVSGQKYLASVRLTDSTAATFALGQALSSGMVLHASNTTPGTIQVRIQSNARQKGILVAQSRGTLYFSEQIDLAAKQVYDIPTATIPDGILAITLFDELGNPQAERLSFVNKQQNLRIQVNPNKKIYEPREKITLDISVTDAQGNPVSANLSMAVTDAGLPQVHQPDILSYLLLSSDLKGNIEQPSYYFSEDPKAKQALDYLLMTQGWRRFTWQDILNNNIFPEQKFEMEGGISIGGRLKNANDAAVVPNQLVILSAPGAVPPFQQQYTDQSGNFYFSDLHFNDDKEVFLQVPSTINDVAVKAEVDTTMEVGFAGTYISAIDAAQAKEFTEKSKKRIQIETMYKQEDTDTIFVEAATPGKNKKNPYTLIDAAPDHNIELDNYNEFPDMIEVLREIVPGILLQSKKGVINGLRILDIKRKLYFKENPMYFIDGIPVYSAQDVFKLDPGMVETIEVYGRPEKLARFEQLGKNGVLAIHTRTQDYYPEDAKNLFQIPMRGYLAGREFYSPVYENTQTSRKPDFRPVAYWNSRVISDANGKASVSFYNPDNITTYQIQIEGISGEGLPGIARQSYQVKLPLQSGR
- a CDS encoding DUF4249 domain-containing protein, with protein sequence MRVFSTILLSLLILFTTCVEPVNVNLGEPVKRLVVDGMITTKPGPYTVKLTTTAKYNIGSEGTNYLVRGAKVSISDDTGYSEQLTEVSLGSYSTNANGIQGQIGRTYTLHIETEGKQYQSMPELLRPTSGVENIYAEFKDGVEESFYVYVDTKDPVETEDFYRWNWIHYEREEYCIKEVVRPNAEIHIVNCCGQCWNIIRCNGCVNVASDVYSNGSAISRQLLAIVPYNSRSKYFLYYEQLSLSKDAYKFWKGLDQQINNVGGIFDAPPAIIRGNMFNVADEDEIVLGFFGASDVKPGFINVDRSVVNKPPSNPLVTLIPPSGGPPIPCYPCIESNIRTAITPPFWED
- a CDS encoding DUF4249 domain-containing protein is translated as MKRLSIFLILSLLLFTTCVEPVNVNLGEPVKRLVVDGMITTKPGPYTIKLTTTAKYSVSSEGTNFLLKGATVRISDDTGYNEQLTEVSSGIYRTNANGIQGQVGRTYTLHIETEGKQYQSVPELLRATTGVENVSVEFKYEAPGVKEGFYVYVDTKDPVETEDFYRWNWVHYARETICFNDIVPPGTQPTVLDCCGNCWNIYGCNGCVNIASDVYANGTTISRQLLAIAPYTSRSKYFLYYEQFSLSKDAYKFWKGLDQQINNVGGIFDAPPAIIRGNMFNVADEDEIVLGFFGASDVKPGFVNIDRSGIPKPPNEPPPVMRPPLSGPPPPCYPCIESIIRTPNTPPLWQD
- a CDS encoding TonB-dependent receptor, whose protein sequence is MKDYLPLPAFHALFFLLFTFAFHLSAIAQDTPQVYITGNYQNQPLQEVLADIEQKHPVRFFYQENWISGIRVQARFDKELLSSALQKILANTGLTFLSYDAYSVVLLRDTNAQVINRRDTTDIQIQSDTVTQSAATTPQPAGRTAGRRFGPDKSGVKVRISGYVREKSTAEPVLSATIYVQELKTGTVTDARGFYALVVPSGTYTITYNFIGYQQEKKELTLKTSQTIHVELTDQSIQMNEVTVWGEAADRNVSKPEMSVNRLDIKTIRKMPALMGEVDVVKSLLLLPGVTSVGEASTGFNVRGGSTDQNLILLDDAPVYNSSHLFGLFSVFNPDVVKDVTLYRGGIPSEFGGRISSVLDVTLKEATINKWSGKGGIGLVSNRLALEGPIIPDKLSIIAAARGTYADWILKQVPNQSVKGTQAHYYDTNVKIDYILNERNRISLSGYLGRDVYKLPADSIATVAINASSTVFRWGNSNATLRWSHAFNSRLFSNVTAVYSNYKSSIINPDGPNAFTLPSGIIYENVKADFNYFASDKHKIDLGASTIRYRIDPGSLKPEPGTVISPVSLTRENAMESALYISDEYNVSPAITVQYGLRYSVFQNLGPGPVYTYQEGMPREVFSIIDTTDYSSGQVTKQYQGVEPRLAVKIGLNPSSSVKLSYNRMRQYIHLISNTTAAAPTDRWKASSRYIKPQIGDQVAVGFFKNFFGNTFETSVEFYYKQIENIIDYKDGASLLLNQTVEADLLAGKGRAYGMELQVKKTIGKLTGWASYTYSRTQISVNGDYPEERINNGAYYPANYDKPHNINMVLTFQKNRRWNLSANFVYSTGRPVTYPESKYVVNGVSIANYYLRNQYRIPDYHRLDISATVDGNHRKNKKWDGSWTFSVYNVYSRDNAFSVFFKAKNGFLPEAYKLSIFASIFPSITYNFKF